The Streptomyces sp. NBC_01275 genome has a segment encoding these proteins:
- a CDS encoding DEAD/DEAH box helicase, protein MVSSAHRALDGFSPATRGWFTGAFSAPTAAQAGAWQAIGAGSDVLVVAPTGSGKTLAAFLAALDQLASTPPPADPRKRCRVLYVSPLKALAVDVERNLRSPLTGIRQESVRLGLPEPEVKVGIRSGDTPPAERRALSTRPPDILITTPESLFLMLTSATRDALTGIETVILDEVHAVAGTKRGAHLALSLERLDELLPKPARRIGLSATVRPVDEVARYLSPRRRAEIVQPKSGKEFDLSVVVPVEDLGELGGSPVAEGSEGAERPSIWPHVEERIADLVQSHRSTIVFANSRRLAERLCNRLNEIAYERATGEPLDEHHSPAQLMGGSGAAQGAPPVIARAHHGSVSKEQRALVEEDLKAGRLPAVVATSSLELGIDMGAVDLVVQVESPPSVASGLQRVGRAGHQVGAVSTGVVFPKYRGDLVQAAVVTERMRTGSIESLKVPANPLDVLAQQLVAMTALDTWQVDDLLAMVRRAAPFASLPESAFTAVLDMLAGRYPSDAFAELRPRVVWDRVAGTITGRPGAQRLAVTSGGTIPDRGLFGVFLAGADPKKGGGRVGELDEEMVYESRVGDVFTLGTSSWRIEDITRDRVLVSPAPGVPGRLPFWKGDQLGRPLELGRAVGAFLREVGSLPKDDARLRLLTAGLDAWAADNVLSYLDEQRQACGHVPDDRTIVVERFRDELGDWRVVVHSPFGAQVHAPWALALGARLSERYGMDAQVMHADDGIVLRLPDADLMGLDLLDQEPMRAGVAFGAAADTDQAPVGAADVVFDKGEVDRIVTDQVGGSALFAARFRECAARALLLPRRSPGKRTPLWQQRQRAAQLLQVASEFGSFPIVLEAVRECLQDVFDVPGLVELMGDLETRKVRLVEVTTPEPSPFARSLLFGYVAQFLYEGDSPLAERRAAALSLDSRLLAELLGQAELRELLDAEVLTKLERELQWLTEDRRVKDAEGVADLLRLLGPLTEAELAERGAEPPWARELAAARRAIRVRIAGADHWAAIEDAGRLRDALGTALPVGVPEAFMEPVKDPLGDLLARHARTHGPFTSTTAAARFGLGVAVTEGALQRLAASGRVVQGEFHPAGIGQEWCDATVLRRLRRRSLAALRHELEPVPPPALAQFLPQWQHIGQGHSLRGVDGLVRAVEQLQGASVPASALEKLVLPSRVRDYAPAMLDELTAAGEVVWAGAGALPGKDGWVSLYLADATPLLLSPPHPLELTAVHQSVLDALSGGYGLFFRQIADQIRATTHPDATDPQLADAIWDLAWSGRLTNDTLTPMRSLLGSGRTAGSTAHRARRTVPRGRYGSLTAAARPASRGGPPTVAGRWSLLPAHEPDLTVRAHALARTLLDRHGVVTRGAVAAEGVEGGFSATYRVLSVFEESGQARRGYVVEGLGAAQFAMDGAVDRLRAVANARDRGEPLPGPTAGQADAVTGTFPPYDPGDIAWDTGGLDAPFAAPGSPTARDEYVSPQDFASPAAGGPRGGNGFPRASAHASAYTSGSGFADRHSRTRGAAPSSRAVVLAAADPANAYGAALAWPDPPTDAGHKPGRKAGSLVVLVDGELTLYMERGGKTLLAWPSAPDTEDAPTDDPRLHTAAQALAAAARAGSLGTVTVERINGAAALTSPIGALLEGAGFIATPRGLRLRA, encoded by the coding sequence ATGGTCAGCTCCGCACATCGAGCCCTCGACGGCTTCTCGCCCGCGACCCGCGGCTGGTTCACGGGGGCGTTCTCCGCGCCCACCGCGGCCCAGGCGGGCGCGTGGCAGGCCATCGGCGCAGGCTCGGACGTGCTGGTGGTCGCTCCGACCGGCTCCGGCAAGACCCTGGCCGCGTTCCTGGCCGCCCTGGACCAGCTCGCCTCGACGCCCCCGCCGGCCGACCCGAGGAAGCGCTGCCGGGTGCTGTACGTCTCACCGCTCAAGGCCCTCGCGGTCGACGTCGAGCGCAATCTGCGCAGCCCGCTGACCGGCATCCGCCAGGAGTCCGTGCGCCTGGGCCTGCCCGAGCCCGAGGTGAAGGTCGGCATCCGTTCCGGCGACACCCCGCCCGCCGAGCGCCGCGCGCTGTCCACCCGCCCGCCGGACATCCTGATCACCACCCCGGAGTCCCTGTTCTTGATGCTGACGTCGGCCACGCGCGACGCGCTGACCGGCATCGAGACGGTGATCCTGGACGAGGTGCACGCGGTCGCGGGCACCAAGCGCGGCGCGCACCTGGCGCTCTCCCTGGAACGGCTGGACGAGCTGCTGCCGAAGCCGGCCCGCCGCATCGGTCTGTCCGCGACGGTCCGCCCGGTCGACGAGGTCGCCCGCTATCTCTCGCCCCGCCGCAGGGCGGAGATCGTCCAGCCGAAGTCCGGCAAGGAGTTCGACCTCTCGGTCGTCGTCCCCGTGGAGGACCTGGGCGAACTGGGCGGCTCCCCGGTGGCCGAAGGCTCCGAAGGAGCCGAGCGCCCCTCGATCTGGCCACACGTCGAGGAGCGGATCGCCGACCTCGTCCAGTCCCACCGCTCCACGATCGTCTTCGCCAACTCCCGTCGTCTCGCCGAGCGCCTGTGCAACCGGCTCAACGAGATCGCCTACGAGCGGGCCACCGGCGAGCCCCTCGACGAGCACCACTCCCCCGCCCAGCTCATGGGCGGCTCGGGCGCGGCCCAGGGCGCACCGCCCGTCATCGCGCGCGCCCACCACGGCTCGGTCTCCAAGGAGCAGCGCGCCCTGGTCGAGGAGGATCTGAAGGCTGGCCGGCTGCCGGCCGTGGTCGCCACCTCCAGCCTCGAACTGGGCATCGACATGGGCGCCGTCGACCTGGTGGTCCAGGTCGAGTCCCCGCCCTCCGTCGCCTCCGGCCTCCAGCGCGTCGGCCGCGCCGGACACCAGGTGGGCGCGGTCTCCACCGGCGTCGTCTTCCCCAAGTACCGCGGCGACCTCGTCCAGGCGGCCGTGGTGACCGAGCGGATGCGCACGGGCTCGATCGAGTCCCTGAAGGTTCCGGCCAACCCGCTGGACGTCCTGGCCCAGCAGCTGGTGGCCATGACGGCGCTGGACACCTGGCAGGTCGACGACCTGCTGGCCATGGTCCGCCGCGCCGCCCCGTTCGCCTCGCTCCCGGAGTCGGCGTTCACTGCCGTCCTGGACATGCTCGCCGGCCGCTATCCGTCCGACGCGTTCGCGGAACTGCGCCCGCGCGTGGTGTGGGACCGCGTCGCCGGCACGATCACCGGCCGCCCCGGCGCCCAGCGCCTCGCCGTCACCTCCGGGGGCACGATCCCCGACCGCGGCCTGTTCGGCGTCTTCCTGGCGGGCGCCGACCCCAAGAAGGGCGGCGGCCGGGTCGGCGAGCTCGACGAGGAGATGGTCTACGAGTCCCGCGTCGGCGACGTCTTCACGCTCGGCACCAGTTCCTGGCGCATCGAGGACATCACACGCGACCGCGTCCTGGTCTCGCCGGCCCCGGGCGTGCCGGGCCGCCTCCCCTTCTGGAAGGGCGACCAGCTGGGCCGCCCGCTGGAGCTGGGCCGCGCGGTGGGCGCGTTCCTGCGCGAGGTCGGCTCCCTGCCCAAGGACGACGCCCGGCTCCGCCTGCTCACCGCGGGCCTGGACGCCTGGGCGGCCGACAACGTGCTCTCCTACCTGGACGAGCAGCGCCAGGCCTGCGGCCACGTCCCGGACGACCGCACGATCGTCGTGGAGCGCTTCCGCGACGAGCTCGGCGACTGGCGGGTCGTCGTGCACTCCCCCTTCGGCGCCCAGGTCCACGCCCCCTGGGCCCTCGCGCTCGGCGCCAGGCTCTCCGAGCGGTACGGCATGGACGCCCAGGTCATGCACGCCGACGACGGCATCGTCCTGCGCCTGCCCGACGCCGACCTGATGGGCCTGGACCTCCTCGACCAGGAGCCCATGAGGGCCGGCGTGGCCTTCGGCGCGGCGGCCGACACCGACCAGGCCCCCGTCGGCGCGGCGGACGTCGTCTTCGACAAGGGCGAGGTCGACCGGATCGTCACCGACCAGGTCGGCGGCTCGGCCCTGTTCGCGGCCCGCTTCCGCGAGTGCGCCGCCCGCGCGCTGCTGCTGCCCCGCCGCAGCCCCGGCAAGCGCACCCCGCTGTGGCAGCAACGCCAGCGCGCCGCCCAACTCCTCCAGGTGGCGAGCGAGTTCGGTTCGTTCCCGATCGTCCTGGAGGCAGTCCGCGAGTGTCTCCAGGACGTCTTCGACGTCCCCGGGCTCGTGGAGCTGATGGGCGACCTGGAGACCCGCAAGGTGCGCCTGGTCGAGGTCACCACCCCGGAGCCGTCCCCCTTCGCCCGCTCCCTCCTCTTCGGCTACGTCGCCCAGTTCCTCTACGAGGGGGACTCCCCGCTCGCCGAGCGCCGCGCCGCCGCCCTGTCCCTGGACTCGCGGCTGCTGGCCGAACTGCTCGGCCAGGCCGAGCTGCGCGAGCTGCTCGACGCCGAGGTCCTCACCAAGCTGGAGCGGGAGCTGCAGTGGCTCACCGAGGACCGGCGTGTGAAGGACGCCGAAGGCGTCGCGGACCTCCTGCGCCTGCTCGGCCCGCTCACCGAAGCCGAACTGGCCGAGCGCGGCGCCGAACCGCCCTGGGCCCGGGAGCTGGCCGCCGCCCGCCGGGCGATCCGGGTCCGCATCGCCGGCGCCGACCACTGGGCGGCGATCGAGGACGCGGGCCGCCTGCGCGACGCGCTGGGCACGGCGTTGCCGGTCGGCGTACCGGAAGCCTTCATGGAGCCCGTCAAGGATCCCCTGGGCGATCTCCTCGCGCGCCACGCCCGCACCCATGGCCCCTTCACCTCCACCACGGCAGCCGCCCGCTTCGGCCTCGGCGTGGCCGTCACCGAGGGCGCCCTGCAACGGCTCGCGGCGAGCGGACGCGTCGTCCAGGGCGAGTTCCATCCGGCCGGCATCGGCCAGGAGTGGTGCGACGCGACCGTGCTGCGCCGACTGCGCCGCCGCTCCCTGGCCGCTCTGCGACACGAGCTCGAGCCGGTGCCGCCGCCCGCGCTGGCCCAGTTCCTGCCGCAGTGGCAGCACATCGGCCAAGGCCACTCGCTGCGCGGCGTCGACGGGCTGGTGCGCGCCGTGGAGCAGCTCCAGGGCGCGTCGGTGCCCGCATCGGCCCTGGAGAAGCTCGTCCTGCCGTCCCGCGTCCGGGACTACGCCCCGGCGATGCTCGACGAGCTCACCGCCGCCGGAGAGGTCGTCTGGGCGGGCGCGGGAGCTCTCCCCGGCAAGGACGGCTGGGTCTCCCTGTACCTGGCGGACGCGACCCCCCTGCTCCTGTCCCCGCCCCACCCCCTGGAGCTGACGGCGGTCCACCAGTCCGTCCTGGACGCCCTCTCCGGGGGGTACGGCCTGTTCTTCCGTCAGATCGCCGACCAGATCCGCGCGACCACTCACCCCGATGCCACCGACCCCCAACTCGCCGACGCGATCTGGGACCTGGCCTGGTCCGGCCGTCTCACCAACGACACGCTGACGCCGATGCGCTCCCTGCTGGGCTCGGGCCGCACGGCCGGCTCCACGGCCCACCGCGCCAGGCGCACGGTCCCGCGCGGCCGCTACGGCTCGCTGACCGCCGCCGCCCGCCCCGCCTCCCGCGGCGGCCCCCCGACCGTCGCCGGCCGCTGGTCCCTCCTCCCGGCCCACGAGCCCGACCTCACCGTCCGCGCCCACGCGCTCGCCCGTACCCTGCTCGACCGGCACGGCGTGGTGACCCGGGGCGCGGTCGCCGCCGAAGGAGTCGAGGGCGGCTTCTCGGCGACGTACCGCGTCCTGTCCGTCTTCGAGGAGAGCGGCCAGGCCCGGCGCGGGTACGTCGTCGAAGGCCTGGGCGCGGCGCAGTTCGCGATGGACGGCGCCGTGGACCGCCTTCGCGCGGTGGCCAACGCCCGAGACCGCGGCGAGCCCCTGCCCGGTCCGACCGCAGGACAGGCCGATGCCGTCACCGGGACCTTCCCGCCGTACGACCCGGGCGACATCGCCTGGGACACCGGCGGCCTCGACGCCCCCTTCGCCGCTCCGGGATCGCCCACCGCGCGGGACGAGTACGTCTCCCCCCAGGACTTCGCCTCCCCGGCCGCCGGCGGCCCCCGCGGCGGAAACGGCTTCCCGCGCGCCTCCGCACACGCCTCCGCATACACCTCCGGCTCCGGCTTCGCCGACCGTCACAGCCGTACCCGTGGCGCCGCCCCCTCGTCCCGGGCCGTCGTGCTGGCCGCCGCCGATCCGGCGAACGCGTACGGGGCCGCCCTGGCCTGGCCCGATCCGCCGACCGACGCCGGGCACAAGCCGGGCCGCAAGGCGGGGTCCCTGGTGGTGCTCGTCGACGGTGAGCTGACGCTCTACATGGAGCGCGGCGGCAAGACCCTGCTGGCCTGGCCCTCCGCCCCGGACACGGAGGACGCCCCGACCGACGACCCACGCCTCCACACCGCGGCGCAGGCCCTGGCCGCAGCCGCCCGCGCGGGTTCCCTCGGCACCGTCACGGTGGAGCGGATCAACGGCGCCGCGGCCCTGACGTCCCCCATCGGCGCCCTCCTGGAAGGAGCAGGCTTCATCGCCACCCCCCGAGGCCTGAGACTGCGCGCATGA
- a CDS encoding AzlD domain-containing protein — MNIWIAIVATAVGCYAVKLAGLLVPAGVLERPLVRRLAALLPVALLAALTAQQTFADGHTLVLDARAAGLAAAAVALLLRAPFLLVVAAAVIVTAGARAIGG, encoded by the coding sequence GTGAACATCTGGATCGCGATCGTCGCGACCGCCGTCGGCTGCTACGCCGTCAAGCTCGCCGGACTGCTCGTCCCCGCGGGCGTTCTCGAGCGACCGCTCGTCAGACGGCTCGCGGCCCTGCTCCCCGTCGCCCTGCTCGCCGCCCTCACGGCCCAGCAGACCTTCGCCGACGGACACACGCTGGTACTGGACGCGAGAGCCGCGGGCCTCGCCGCGGCCGCCGTGGCGCTGCTCCTGCGAGCCCCCTTCCTGCTCGTCGTGGCGGCGGCCGTGATCGTGACGGCGGGGGCGCGAGCCATCGGCGGGTGA
- a CDS encoding AzlC family ABC transporter permease has protein sequence MGKPDAAVVRDALSVGVAVGLSGFAFGVTSAGSGLTVWQTCALSLMVFTGASQFALVGALAAGGNPLTAAAGAFFLGVRNAFYGLRLSQLLALPRAVRPFAAQWVIDETTAVSLAQPGRRSARIGFAVTGVTLYVLWNLTTLLGALGAEAIGDTDAWGLDAAGPAVFLALLAPMLKTATERAVAGLAVLLGLALLPVLPAGVPVLVAALAAPGVLYLEGRRKGARDDVQGGER, from the coding sequence GTGGGAAAGCCCGACGCCGCCGTCGTACGGGACGCCCTCAGCGTCGGGGTCGCCGTAGGACTCTCCGGGTTCGCCTTCGGGGTGACCTCTGCGGGCAGTGGACTCACGGTGTGGCAGACCTGCGCGCTCAGCCTCATGGTGTTCACCGGCGCGTCCCAGTTCGCGCTCGTCGGGGCGCTGGCGGCGGGCGGCAACCCGCTCACGGCGGCCGCGGGCGCCTTCTTCCTGGGCGTGCGCAACGCCTTCTACGGCCTGCGCCTGTCGCAGCTGCTGGCCCTCCCGCGCGCGGTGCGCCCGTTCGCCGCGCAGTGGGTGATCGACGAGACGACGGCCGTCTCGCTGGCGCAGCCCGGACGACGCAGCGCCCGGATCGGCTTCGCGGTCACCGGTGTGACCCTGTACGTCCTGTGGAACCTCACCACACTGCTGGGCGCCCTGGGCGCCGAGGCCATCGGGGACACGGACGCGTGGGGGCTCGACGCGGCCGGACCCGCCGTCTTCCTTGCGCTGCTCGCGCCCATGCTGAAGACCGCCACCGAGCGAGCCGTCGCCGGCCTCGCCGTCCTGCTGGGGCTCGCCCTGCTGCCCGTCCTGCCCGCCGGAGTGCCCGTTCTGGTGGCCGCGCTCGCCGCGCCCGGCGTCCTGTACCTCGAGGGCCGGCGCAAGGGCGCCCGGGACGACGTGCAAGGAGGAGAACGGTGA
- a CDS encoding AraC family transcriptional regulator: MTDSSELARHWRYAELPGVDLLRARYVRKTFVRHTHENFVIAAIADGAEVFHHGGSDQYAGAGALALVNPDTPHTGRAGVPEGWRYGAVYPAPGLVAAIAAETTTLRGTPGFVSPVLDDPYAVGLVHQVLRAADEGNALAADTLLRVAVTRLLRLNGGPLPQREVRTAGARIAARARAVLEERMAGPPTLERLAEDLGTSPFALLRAFRDAYGMPPHAWLTDARVRRARRLLDAGTTPAEAAVEVGFTDQPHLNRHFARIVGVPPGAYQRERKNVQDARGGLLVPSESWQNRQLAQTYARTAQESRTTWESPTPPSYGTPSASGSP; this comes from the coding sequence ATGACGGATTCGAGCGAGCTGGCGCGGCACTGGCGGTACGCCGAGCTGCCCGGGGTCGATCTGTTGCGCGCCCGGTACGTCCGGAAGACCTTCGTGCGGCACACCCACGAGAACTTCGTCATCGCCGCCATCGCCGACGGGGCGGAGGTCTTCCACCACGGCGGGTCCGACCAGTACGCGGGCGCCGGTGCGCTCGCGCTGGTCAACCCGGACACCCCGCACACCGGGCGGGCCGGCGTGCCCGAGGGATGGCGGTACGGGGCGGTCTACCCGGCCCCCGGCCTCGTGGCCGCCATAGCGGCCGAGACGACGACGCTGCGCGGCACACCGGGGTTCGTCAGCCCCGTGCTCGACGACCCGTACGCGGTGGGTCTGGTGCACCAGGTGCTTCGCGCCGCCGACGAGGGCAACGCACTGGCCGCCGACACGCTGCTGAGAGTGGCCGTGACACGGCTGCTGCGGCTCAACGGCGGGCCGTTGCCCCAGCGGGAGGTGCGCACCGCCGGGGCGCGGATCGCGGCACGCGCGCGTGCGGTGCTGGAGGAGCGGATGGCCGGGCCGCCGACGCTCGAACGGCTCGCCGAGGACCTGGGGACCAGTCCGTTCGCGCTGTTGCGCGCCTTCAGGGACGCCTACGGGATGCCTCCCCACGCCTGGCTGACCGACGCGCGCGTGCGGCGGGCGCGACGGCTACTGGACGCGGGGACGACGCCCGCCGAGGCGGCCGTCGAGGTGGGCTTCACCGACCAGCCGCACCTCAACCGTCACTTCGCCCGGATCGTGGGCGTGCCGCCGGGCGCATACCAGCGCGAGCGCAAGAACGTACAAGACGCGCGCGGGGGACTCCTCGTACCGTCCGAGTCGTGGCAGAACAGACAGCTCGCACAGACATACGCGCGTACGGCGCAGGAAAGCCGGACGACGTGGGAAAGCCCGACGCCGCCGTCGTACGGGACGCCCTCAGCGTCGGGGTCGCCGTAG
- a CDS encoding DUF3046 domain-containing protein, translated as MRLTVFWQRMDEHFGTGYAESFARDHVMTELGGRTVIEALADGWEAKDVWRVVCAVMNVPQEMR; from the coding sequence ATGCGGTTGACGGTCTTCTGGCAGCGAATGGACGAGCACTTCGGCACGGGGTACGCCGAGAGCTTCGCGCGCGATCACGTGATGACGGAGCTCGGCGGACGCACGGTGATCGAGGCGTTGGCCGACGGCTGGGAGGCCAAGGACGTGTGGCGTGTGGTGTGCGCGGTGATGAACGTTCCGCAGGAGATGCGCTGA